GTAATGGTAAATCTTTAATTTGTATGTGATATGACATTCTCACATATGAAGACAATGTCCATGAAAACTGAAGAAGGCTGTATATTACCATCACTCTGAAATGCTGATTGACAAGATAGTGTGCACGTGACACTCCACTCTTATTAAACTGACAATGCCTAACCTGATTTGAACGAAATACATCCACATGCTAATGGCAAAAGAACTGCGAATATTTTGTGATTTGTTTTCATGATTCCTGGTTGTCTCGATCAGTTTCATTTGGCCGTGACATTGACTTGGACATTTTGATACCAGACAGACAACTATCTGTGAGAATGTCGAAGTCTGGtatcagggtcagaggaaactcgggctagattCCTGGAGGATGCCTTAAGGTTAAGGGCCTAATTCTTAATGGAATGAATATAAAGCCTGGACATAGTTGCTCACACACCCTACAACTTGCTACATATAATGCTAAATGCGTAACAATACAGgtcattattatattattataacgTCCTCAAGGAATTAACAAGTGAAGATAAAATTATGTGTACAAGATATTAAAGCTATGACAAATGTCAAACTAGACCATAATTGAAATGAAAAGTTTGTCTGAAATCTTATTTGTGAGCCTTCCAACCGATTTAGTAGATCTCTTTATGAGCTGCTGCTTACTTTCTTTTTTACCGTCCCCGTGATAAGTCGGCTGTATGTGGGTCACCAAATGACATCCTTGCTTTACCAACTTCATTAAAGATCTGATTATCCTTAATCTCCATACACTTACTAACAACCATCAAGTCTTTTTGAGGTTGTATTTCAACTGTTACTCTAATATATTTTGACGTCATCTTTACTCCaccttttattgttttttttttgtcctgaAATTTCAAACACTAAAAGCCATCAACTCTTTTATGATTTGGCATTTCAACCACCTAGGGTCAAAATTTAGGTCACTGTTtctatgaatatatttttgacaTCCTCACTCCACCGACTTCATTGTGCATCGTAATCATTCTGTGGTAAGTCCATCCCCAAGTTTCCCGTAAGAAGTTACCGTTATGCATTGATCGTGTTGGTTATTAGAGGATGaatataacatcaaatattAGTAACAATTTATTCCATTAAAAGTTAAATCTGGTGGATATTTCTGTCAATCAAAAATCAGTTTTTGGTGTGAGAAGCCAGGATTTATATCGTCTGTAATGTCTTGTTTCTTTTAAGAATTAGAGCTGTAAATACAGTTCCTCCCTAACTTTATTGCTGAGTCAGGCATTAGTTTTAACAGTGTCTGAATAAGTTCAAAATGTCTGGAATAATATCTAATAATACTAATTGTAGgactgtttttgtttgtttttcaatttgttAACAAGCGCTGCATATGTAGTATGTTTAGACACAATTAATCTGTGGGAAAAGGAACAACACaagataaatatatcaataaccaATTGTATCCAATTTTAATACCCAGGGtgaatgaaataaattgaacctacatttaatatttaattggaATATAATGAGCCACACTGAAACAGTAATAACAGAGTACAGCAATTCTACATGGCAAGGTTTCTCAGAATCTGctacaaacattacacatattacTCCTAGATTCTCATTTAACTCCATTGAGTATTGGGTCAAAGCATCACCAATAGTTCAATTACTATATTAGTCTAGCTGCACATGGAACCTAGATCATGTTAGCACAGTCAATAAACTTTACACAGACTATTCAATGAATTAATGCACACTCTTAACAGTTTCTCTCAGAATGAAGGTAAACAAATATGATTTGCTTTTTATCACTAAATTGTTTTTAGTGCAGGAATAGGCTCCTACATTCCTTCTTTGTCCATTAAGCCACTTACTAGTAATCATACAACTAAgtaaaaatcaccatgaaaacatttcaaatttcaacaaatgtataaaaataagcTGTAAAAGAGTTCATCACAGGCATAGCAATAAGCAagtcaagtttttttttctgcgGACATTTTACACCCGACAATTTGATTTTAACAGAACATTTGATTACTTTATAAGAGATATCAAATTATCACAAAAATACAAGTTGTCTGTCTCTTCATATAAGATCCCACTCTAAATTGTTTCAAAAGTTCCTCTTTGACGGTTTAATCACTTCAACATATTAACAAATGAGTTTACCATTCGATTAAGTTGATGTCTAGAAGTATTTGACATTCTTTTTGGTCTTTCGCTGGCTCTGCAAAGAAATAGAATGAAACGCACTGCATTAATCAAACATTGCTATTTAATAAACTGATATCAGCAACGTATGACTTAACTGTGATGACAACAGTATTTGCATTGAACAAAATTGCTCAAAATATGGTCCTTTGACAGAAATGTTTAGCTTATTTTCCCCCAAATTCCCATCATACACCACAATTTTTCCCCCTCAATTTTACCCATATATGGAAATGTCCCATATTTACCAGGAAAACACTGTACTGGTAtcacagagaaaaaaaatgttacagcttgtacatctacataccctgtgatcattataatacataCCCGCCTCAGACCAATGGGCTGCTTATTGAAAGACTCCTTTCTTTTTTGCCTCATCTTTCTatctctttctttcttttgtcTCTTGTAAACTAAAGACTCTTCATAATTCACAGGTTTTGCTCGTCTGCATTTTCTCTTTGTATTCAGCTTATCTGGAGTGTtctgaaatgtgacattacagTAAATTGTCTTTACTAGCCCACCtaattattttctttccttgtttttgacaaaatatcaagaagactttttattataaaatctcattttgagactgcaaaaaaaaaaaaaaattagtattttgaatgttttaatttgatCAGAGAATATCTCTGTTCATAATATtctcaataaaaaaattaaaagaataaGAATGAAGAGCATCCAGCTATAAAACAGATCAAGttattatatcatgtatgttCTTTTAAAATTCCAATACGTTTTAATTTTGTGTAACTAACTTGCTGTGAGACTTGTGCTATGGTGGTGATGGTATTGGTTGTAGAATAGTCTTCTGCAATGTCCAAAAGGTAATCAGCCACATTGAGATCACTCAGCGTCACATCTGTATATCTGTGTAGCTCTTTATCTACCGACTCCACAGGCTTAGTGTCATCATCTGTAACCACACAAGTTATTCATCATAACCCAACACGACTGATAGACATTAAAATTGTATAGACCGTATTCAACCCATTAAATGCACCTACCACACCCTTTTTAAGAAAAGAAGATATACCAGCTGATATAAGCTAAtccagggattttcctacaatttttcaaCTGGGTCCAGGGTCCATTGAATCGGGAATTTCTACGCAACACAATGTGACAttggtaaaaacaaaaaatagtgtAATTCTTAGaaattttagtttttctttgatgaatattgcctttatattatttttgatttcattttgttaactatagctgttttttatttttcaaaggaACCTTAATATAGgtctttgtatataaaacttacttaatcattcaaaagtgaCTTCAAATTGTGAATATTTCCGTGGCTATTTGggaattttcacaagattttttttaggGGAATGGGTCCTTTTAACGGACCCTGTTTCTATTGTAGAAAAATACCTGTAATCAAAACATATAAAGTTccttacctcactgatctgcCAATACGATCTTCAGTCTTTATCCAAAGACTCTGGATTGTTTTCACAAaagtatgtaaataaaaaaaaaagctatttTTCCACCCAGATTTCAAGCAAAAACTTTTCCCTGTATGatcatttgaagattttaacacatttgaacCCTATCACCTTGGAAGTATACCAAGATCTTTCATTTAAACCAACTTGTAGCTCTTCATCCCATCCCAGCATACTAATGACCAAATAGCATATGACCCTAAACCttttagttattgagaagaagttccTTAAAAGGACAGGTTGATGCCATACAAACAACAGCAGGATTGCCAAATAATGGATGTACCACAGCACAAGCTCACTTGCTCTTCATACATCATTCAAATTAGTTTTTATGATTAGGAGATCAGAAAATCTTACCAATCATTTGAAGAATATCAAGTGGAAAGATATCTTGATTTCCAGATTTCACCTCAAATACATTTAATGGATCATTCAACAGAGGAGTCAGGGGTATATCAAAAGTTTGTACAGATGGCCtgcaaaataagaaaatatcaatTGTAGTTTATAAGACAATACATGCAAATTAATAATTATGCACctaaatgtatgtacatattatgtatcTATAGTGTTAGGGATTGCTTTATACTGATGTTTAATCATCACAGTTTTTCTAATGATAAGTCCAAtggtatataaagtatatatcaacatataacTATTTTCAAAACTTATTTCAATGTTGTTCAGTCgtgtaaaataaacataaatatgaaattattaatttagtttcttttttaaattttaggcTCCTCTAAAATTATTGACATTTACTTGAAAACTATCACTTTGTTGGAGGTTACAGTACAATCTAGAATTATATCTATGATTGTAGATTATCTACATAGTAGTTTATAACATTAATGAAGAAAAAAGTtgacaaaatgaaaatttcaatttgaaatCTTCCATAAACATGAAATCTATGTTTTATCAAAGACGTATCTATGTAAATCTGCATACTTACCAATTCACATTCCTATTCAACAGGCTTGGTGTCTGATATGGCATTTGATGTGATTGGTTGAAGTTGATTTTTGGAGTTGAAGGTTGACTGTAGCTCATGTTAATCAATTTGACGTTCTTTATTCTAGGTGTTTGTAATAATGATCTGGTGTATTTACGGAACCCTTGACCATCTGATTCTGATGAATTGAATGTACACATAACAGGATCAAAGCGCTTAATAGCTGGGGATCGATTCGTGTAAACAGGTGATGAACCGTTTGGTGAAGCTGGCTTTTTGAAAGTCTGACAGAGAGGTGTTCTTGGCATAAATGTAGCAAGCTGCTGAGTATTTTTCTTTGATTGAGAATCTAGTCTTCTCATTATTTGAGCACGTTTCTTTTTCATTTCGATTTCGTatatttcctgaaaaaaaaacaacaaaaaacatacatatatgcCCTATATTATACTCTACATTCCTTATAAATGAGAAGGTAGACTCACATTTTTAAATTGCAATAGGCCTATGCACTGCTAAAAGAATTCATTGCTTGTAAATTAGATTCTACTTATATCTAAACACGAATTAATAGACtattaaaaataatcaatctaattaatatcatgtaacgtagtgatgACCATccgattttaattagattgaaaaataatga
This DNA window, taken from Pecten maximus chromosome 3, xPecMax1.1, whole genome shotgun sequence, encodes the following:
- the LOC117323023 gene encoding uncharacterized protein LOC117323023, with translation MKTHPPKYYLNTLSNNDLESFTGKDIDNAFQEIYEIEMKKKRAQIMRRLDSQSKKNTQQLATFMPRTPLCQTFKKPASPNGSSPVYTNRSPAIKRFDPVMCTFNSSESDGQGFRKYTRSLLQTPRIKNVKLINMSYSQPSTPKINFNQSHQMPYQTPSLLNRNVNWPSVQTFDIPLTPLLNDPLNVFEVKSGNQDIFPLDILQMIDDDTKPVESVDKELHRYTDVTLSDLNVADYLLDIAEDYSTTNTITTIAQVSQQNTPDKLNTKRKCRRAKPVNYEESLVYKRQKKERDRKMRQKRKESFNKQPIGLRRSQRKTKKNVKYF